In Sebaldella termitidis ATCC 33386, one DNA window encodes the following:
- the tkt gene encoding transketolase, whose translation MEKNVKQLSVDAIRMLGVDAIEKSKSGHPGIVLGAAPMAYTLWSEHLNVNPKEPEWLNRDRFVLSAGHGSMLIYSLLHLSGFDVFMEDIKNFRQWGSKTPGHPEFGHTKGVDTTTGPLGQGIATAVGMALAETHLAKKYNKEDMNIIDHFTYVICGDGDLMEGVSGEASSFAGVQKLGKLVVLYDSNDICLDGETRETFTEDVAKRYEAYGWQVLTVKDGNDLGAIDAAIKEAKKDVTKPTLIEIKTVIGYGAPTKAGKNSSHGAPLGAEETKGLREYLKWDYEAFEVPAEVYEDYKKSVAERGTAKSEEWKALVGKYKEKYPELGKEIEEIAAGTLFDNIKIEFPAYEAGHSQATRNASNDAINAIAGQIPNFIGGSADLAHSNMTMIKGEGLFDAEHRENRNIQFGVREFAMGAILNGMVLHGGLKTFGGTFFVFSDYVKAAIRLSALMGLPVTYVLTHDSIAVGEDGPTHEPIEQLAGLRAIPNINVIRPADSRETQGAWKVAAESKKTPTLLVLSRQNLDVTEGSSMEDVAKGAYVSYETNKDFGRIIIATGSEVSLAVGAAKELEKAGESVRVVSMPSMELFERQSCEYKESILPKGVRNRVSLEMGSTFGWHKYVGMDGLAIGIDTFGASAPAGKVIEEYGFTVEKIVNKIKG comes from the coding sequence ATGGAAAAAAATGTAAAACAATTGTCAGTAGATGCAATAAGAATGCTGGGAGTGGATGCGATAGAGAAGTCAAAGTCAGGACATCCCGGAATAGTATTAGGTGCGGCACCTATGGCGTACACACTTTGGAGCGAACACCTTAACGTGAATCCAAAAGAACCTGAATGGCTGAACAGAGACAGATTTGTACTGTCAGCAGGACACGGATCGATGTTAATATATTCATTATTACATTTAAGCGGTTTTGATGTGTTTATGGAAGACATAAAGAATTTCAGACAGTGGGGTTCTAAGACACCAGGACATCCTGAGTTCGGACATACAAAAGGAGTGGACACGACAACAGGTCCCCTTGGACAGGGAATTGCCACAGCAGTGGGAATGGCACTGGCAGAAACACATCTTGCGAAAAAATATAATAAAGAAGATATGAATATAATAGATCACTTTACATATGTAATCTGCGGAGACGGAGATCTTATGGAAGGTGTGAGCGGAGAGGCAAGTTCATTTGCAGGAGTACAGAAGCTGGGGAAACTGGTAGTACTTTATGATTCCAATGATATATGTCTTGATGGTGAAACAAGAGAAACATTTACAGAAGATGTGGCTAAGAGATATGAAGCTTACGGCTGGCAGGTACTAACGGTAAAAGACGGCAATGATCTTGGAGCAATAGATGCGGCAATAAAAGAAGCAAAGAAAGATGTAACAAAGCCGACATTAATAGAGATAAAAACAGTAATAGGATACGGAGCACCGACAAAAGCAGGAAAGAACAGTTCACACGGGGCACCTTTGGGAGCAGAAGAAACAAAAGGATTAAGAGAATATCTGAAATGGGACTATGAAGCATTTGAAGTTCCGGCAGAGGTATATGAGGACTATAAGAAATCAGTAGCAGAAAGAGGAACAGCAAAGTCAGAGGAATGGAAAGCCCTTGTAGGAAAGTATAAGGAAAAATATCCTGAGCTGGGAAAAGAGATAGAAGAAATAGCGGCAGGAACATTATTTGATAATATAAAGATAGAATTCCCGGCATATGAAGCAGGACATTCACAGGCAACAAGAAATGCATCAAATGATGCGATAAATGCAATAGCAGGACAGATACCGAATTTCATAGGAGGCTCGGCAGACTTAGCACATTCAAATATGACAATGATAAAAGGAGAAGGACTGTTTGACGCAGAGCACAGAGAAAACAGAAATATTCAGTTTGGAGTAAGAGAATTTGCAATGGGAGCGATACTGAACGGAATGGTATTACACGGAGGACTGAAGACATTCGGGGGAACATTCTTTGTATTCAGTGACTATGTGAAGGCAGCAATAAGATTATCAGCATTAATGGGATTACCGGTAACTTATGTACTTACTCATGACAGTATAGCAGTAGGGGAAGACGGTCCGACACATGAACCGATAGAACAGCTTGCAGGTTTAAGAGCAATTCCGAATATAAATGTAATAAGACCAGCAGACAGCAGAGAAACACAGGGAGCATGGAAGGTAGCTGCAGAAAGTAAGAAGACACCGACACTTTTAGTATTAAGCAGACAGAATCTGGATGTAACAGAAGGTTCGTCAATGGAAGATGTAGCAAAGGGAGCATATGTATCTTACGAGACAAACAAAGATTTTGGAAGAATAATAATAGCAACAGGATCAGAAGTATCTCTGGCAGTGGGAGCAGCAAAGGAACTGGAAAAAGCAGGAGAATCAGTAAGGGTAGTAAGTATGCCGAGTATGGAGCTTTTTGAAAGACAGAGCTGTGAGTATAAGGAAAGTATCCTTCCAAAAGGAGTAAGAAACAGAGTATCACTTGAGATGGGATCGACATTCGGATGGCATAAATATGTAGGAATGGACGGACTGGCAATAGGAATAGATACATTCGGAGCATCAGCACCGGCAGGAAAAGTAATAGAAGAATATGGATTTACAGTAGAAAAAATCGTTAATAAAATAAAAGGATAA
- a CDS encoding glucitol operon activator, with product MNYIYIIILVVIAMALQRYFIYLQSKNYTQMLIELRQKGDVGFGVAKGAFSGCAVILCSDAGGTVIDSKIMRGFSTFSRFKDLSEILGENIDDLYNKAYTDKKYGKSIKTAVEQIRNLKNKEEN from the coding sequence ATGAATTATATTTATATAATAATACTTGTGGTAATAGCCATGGCACTTCAGAGATATTTTATATATCTGCAGTCCAAAAATTATACCCAGATGCTGATAGAATTAAGGCAAAAAGGAGATGTAGGATTCGGCGTGGCAAAGGGAGCTTTTTCAGGCTGTGCCGTCATACTGTGTTCCGATGCAGGCGGGACAGTTATAGACAGCAAAATTATGAGAGGATTCAGCACTTTCAGCAGATTCAAGGATTTGTCCGAAATATTGGGAGAAAATATTGATGATCTTTATAATAAAGCTTACACAGATAAGAAATATGGAAAAAGTATAAAAACAGCCGTAGAACAGATAAGAAATTTGAAAAATAAAGAAGAAAACTAA
- a CDS encoding sugar-binding transcriptional regulator — MKKITDELAMIYKTCKLYYEEGYTQNEIAEILGISRPTVARLLKGGKEQGIVKLELVNPFNNDYFDLAEKLEKRYELREVIIVPDENDEYIQKKEVAKAAAEYFDRVLEKDNIIGFSMGTTIKLVVDYVTKRQNLNLTFLPLIGGTGQIQQEIHPNDIVLDFVKKYGGEFKLLHAPAVVSKKEIKNEFLKEKNISDIISYGKKCDIAMVGIGTPLSQESTMMKTGYFNKTELEEFKQNNVVGDICLQFYNKSGENYNFEFNERVIGIELDDLKKIRTVIGAAAGVEKTDAVIGALNGKFLDVLVTNYSIAKEIENYIEKGE, encoded by the coding sequence GTGAAAAAAATAACAGACGAATTAGCAATGATATACAAGACATGCAAATTATATTATGAAGAAGGCTATACACAGAATGAGATAGCTGAAATCCTTGGGATATCAAGACCAACAGTGGCAAGACTTCTAAAAGGAGGAAAAGAACAGGGGATAGTAAAACTGGAACTTGTAAACCCTTTTAACAATGACTATTTTGACCTTGCAGAAAAGCTGGAAAAAAGATACGAACTCAGGGAAGTAATAATAGTGCCTGATGAAAATGATGAATATATCCAAAAAAAGGAAGTGGCAAAAGCTGCTGCGGAATATTTTGACAGAGTCCTTGAAAAAGATAATATAATAGGCTTTTCTATGGGAACTACAATAAAACTCGTAGTGGATTATGTAACTAAAAGGCAGAATCTGAATCTTACGTTTCTTCCGCTGATAGGAGGAACCGGACAAATACAGCAGGAAATACATCCGAATGATATTGTTCTTGATTTTGTAAAAAAATACGGAGGGGAATTTAAGCTTCTTCATGCACCGGCAGTTGTTTCCAAAAAAGAGATAAAAAATGAATTTTTGAAAGAAAAAAATATTTCAGATATAATTTCATACGGAAAAAAATGCGATATTGCCATGGTGGGAATAGGAACACCGCTGAGTCAGGAGTCTACAATGATGAAAACAGGCTATTTTAATAAAACAGAGCTGGAAGAGTTTAAGCAGAATAATGTAGTGGGGGATATATGTCTGCAGTTCTACAATAAAAGCGGGGAAAATTACAATTTTGAATTTAATGAAAGAGTTATAGGAATAGAGCTTGATGATCTGAAGAAAATAAGAACAGTAATCGGAGCCGCAGCAGGAGTAGAAAAGACAGATGCGGTAATTGGTGCATTGAACGGTAAATTTCTGGATGTACTGGTAACTAACTACAGTATTGCTAAGGAGATAGAAAACTATATAGAAAAAGGTGAATAG
- a CDS encoding lipoate--protein ligase, which yields MKYIINENNNPRYNLALEEYVLKNLDGEYFFLWQNEPTIVIGKHQNTISEINLDYVEKKGIHVVRRMSGGGAVYHDLGNINFSFIQEKKDLADFDFSFFTRPIVDLLGELGIKAEFNSRNDLAIDGKKFSGNAQYIFKKKILHHGTLLFNSEMEELVNSLKVSKDKIESKGLKSIKSRVANIKDYIGEDSKIKEVSDFKVALFEHMKNRMEEFEEYVLTENDKKEIEKLKKEKYDKWEWNYGESPEADIHRQRKYTAGKVESYIKLKDGLIENIKLYGDFFSSREIEDLESGLKGKKYMISEIAEYLKTVNVSEYFSGFSEEEILDVII from the coding sequence ATGAAATATATAATTAATGAAAATAATAACCCCAGATATAATCTTGCACTTGAAGAGTATGTGCTGAAAAATCTTGACGGCGAGTATTTTTTCTTATGGCAGAATGAACCTACTATAGTAATAGGAAAGCACCAGAATACCATATCTGAAATTAATCTTGATTATGTGGAAAAAAAGGGAATACATGTAGTAAGACGTATGTCAGGAGGAGGAGCAGTTTATCACGATCTGGGAAATATAAATTTTTCTTTTATACAGGAAAAAAAGGATCTTGCTGATTTTGATTTCAGCTTTTTTACAAGACCTATAGTTGATCTTCTGGGTGAATTAGGAATAAAAGCGGAATTTAACAGCAGAAATGATCTGGCAATAGATGGTAAAAAATTCTCTGGAAATGCCCAATATATTTTTAAGAAAAAAATTCTGCATCACGGAACTTTATTATTTAACAGCGAAATGGAAGAGCTGGTAAACAGTTTGAAGGTATCAAAGGATAAAATCGAATCAAAGGGTCTGAAATCAATAAAAAGCAGGGTAGCCAACATAAAGGATTATATAGGGGAAGACAGTAAGATAAAGGAAGTTTCAGATTTTAAAGTTGCCTTATTTGAACATATGAAAAACAGAATGGAAGAATTTGAGGAGTATGTTCTTACTGAAAATGACAAAAAAGAGATAGAGAAGCTGAAAAAAGAAAAATATGACAAATGGGAATGGAATTATGGCGAATCACCTGAAGCGGACATTCACAGACAGAGAAAATATACTGCCGGAAAGGTAGAAAGCTATATAAAATTAAAAGACGGACTTATAGAAAATATAAAACTATATGGAGATTTCTTTTCAAGCAGGGAAATAGAAGATTTGGAAAGTGGCTTGAAAGGAAAAAAATATATGATAAGTGAAATAGCGGAATATTTGAAGACAGTAAATGTTAGTGAATATTTCTCAGGATTTTCTGAAGAAGAAATTTTGGATGTAATTATTTAA
- the lpdA gene encoding dihydrolipoyl dehydrogenase yields the protein MSVEIIMPKAGMSMEEGTIIKWLKEEGEAIKEGEPIVEILTDKVNMEVEAESSGYLLKKVRFENEVLPVFTVIGYIGEKGESVSEVKEAEKKEEVKTETKTSDEKEYDVIVIGGGPAGYISANKASQLGAKTALVEKRELGGTCLNRGCIPTKTYIKNIEILEEAEKAESRGLDIKVTKNISDLTKAVEFKNKVTKKLSQGVGGLLRSYGVDVYSTAGKLGEGKKVTLEDGQVLKGKKIILAGGSKTRYLNIPGIDSDKILTSTTILDLNKVPERLVIVGGGVIGCEFAEIFRGYGTEVTIVEAMSNLLPFNDKEISQELEKIFKKKGIKLLTDKQVTGFKDKGKEIETVLKSGESLSSDYVLFSIGREADLSCVDGLEIKQDRGRLIVNEYMETSIAGVYAAGDINGLSMLAHSAFKMGETAAGNALGGREEVRLDNTPKCVYTLPEIASVGLTEEEALKKYGKIRTGRFNFGANGRAIASSEEEGFVKVICDDNYGEILGVHVIGSKATEMISAGVILMEMEITIEEASELIYAHPTFSEAILEACADCLGKALHLPKKK from the coding sequence ATGTCAGTAGAAATAATAATGCCTAAAGCAGGAATGTCAATGGAAGAAGGAACTATAATAAAGTGGCTGAAGGAAGAAGGAGAAGCCATAAAAGAAGGGGAACCAATAGTCGAAATACTGACAGATAAAGTAAATATGGAGGTAGAAGCCGAGAGCTCGGGTTATCTTCTAAAGAAAGTAAGATTTGAGAATGAAGTACTGCCGGTATTTACAGTAATAGGCTATATTGGAGAAAAAGGAGAAAGTGTAAGCGAAGTAAAAGAAGCAGAAAAGAAAGAGGAAGTAAAGACCGAAACAAAGACATCAGATGAAAAAGAATATGATGTAATAGTAATAGGCGGAGGACCGGCAGGATATATATCAGCCAACAAGGCATCCCAGCTTGGAGCCAAAACAGCTTTAGTAGAAAAAAGAGAGCTTGGAGGAACATGTCTGAACAGAGGCTGTATTCCTACCAAAACATATATAAAGAATATAGAAATATTGGAAGAAGCAGAAAAAGCAGAGTCAAGAGGACTGGATATAAAGGTAACAAAGAATATATCAGATCTGACAAAGGCAGTGGAATTTAAGAATAAGGTAACAAAGAAGCTTTCACAGGGAGTGGGAGGCTTGCTGAGAAGCTACGGCGTAGATGTATACAGTACAGCAGGAAAGCTTGGAGAAGGAAAGAAAGTAACACTGGAAGACGGACAGGTACTGAAAGGTAAGAAGATAATCCTTGCAGGAGGATCAAAAACAAGATATCTGAATATACCCGGAATAGACAGTGATAAGATACTGACAAGTACAACGATACTAGACCTTAATAAAGTACCTGAAAGACTGGTTATAGTCGGAGGAGGAGTAATAGGCTGTGAGTTTGCGGAGATATTCAGAGGATACGGAACAGAAGTAACAATAGTGGAAGCAATGTCAAACCTTTTACCTTTCAATGATAAGGAGATATCACAGGAGCTGGAAAAGATATTTAAGAAAAAAGGGATAAAGCTTCTGACAGATAAACAGGTAACAGGATTTAAGGATAAGGGAAAAGAGATAGAGACAGTATTAAAGAGCGGAGAGAGCTTAAGCAGCGACTATGTACTTTTCTCAATAGGAAGAGAGGCAGACCTAAGCTGTGTGGATGGATTGGAAATAAAGCAGGACAGAGGAAGGCTTATAGTAAATGAATATATGGAAACAAGTATAGCGGGAGTTTATGCAGCAGGAGATATAAATGGATTATCGATGTTAGCCCATTCAGCCTTTAAGATGGGAGAAACGGCAGCAGGAAATGCACTGGGAGGAAGAGAAGAGGTAAGACTGGATAATACGCCGAAATGTGTGTATACTCTTCCAGAGATAGCATCAGTGGGACTGACAGAAGAAGAAGCGTTAAAGAAATACGGAAAGATAAGAACAGGAAGATTTAACTTTGGAGCCAACGGGAGAGCGATAGCTTCAAGTGAGGAAGAAGGATTTGTAAAGGTAATCTGTGATGATAATTACGGAGAGATACTGGGAGTGCATGTAATAGGGAGTAAGGCAACAGAGATGATAAGTGCGGGAGTAATCTTGATGGAAATGGAGATAACAATAGAGGAAGCTTCAGAGCTGATCTATGCGCACCCTACATTCTCGGAAGCAATACTGGAGGCATGTGCTGACTGTCTTGGAAAGGCTCTTCATCTGCCGAAGAAAAAATAA
- a CDS encoding dihydrolipoamide acetyltransferase family protein: MSVEIIMPKAGMSMEEGTIVKWLKSEGDEIKEGEPIVEILTDKVNMEVEAESSGFLIKKVRFEDEVLPVFTVIGYIGEKGETVSEREEKAKTAEVIKDEKKPDKKETEENSVFFNKSLMQSDKLNRATPAARKKARDNNLNLGDIPGSGPKGRVQLADVESFAAGSTVKATPLARKIAGQEGIDLDGISGTGAKGKIFKRDLVLNAAPEIISKEAELKPYSGIRKVIGDRMTESQFSAPTFTLNIEVGVNKLLKLKDKIAAPLMDETGEKLTINDLLILAVSRGVRKYPDINVSLTDKGILCHKEINVGFAVSGNGVLMVPVVKNTEDKGIRNILTEGKDLIKKAREGKLGAAEQSGSTITLSNLGMYGVHYFNPIINQPNSCIIGVGTIEEKPVAKAGKISVKKVIYLSATFDHRVIDGALGAEFMQYVKKLIEDPYSLLI, encoded by the coding sequence ATGTCAGTAGAGATAATAATGCCAAAGGCAGGAATGTCAATGGAAGAAGGAACAATAGTAAAATGGCTGAAAAGTGAAGGAGATGAAATAAAAGAAGGGGAGCCTATAGTAGAAATATTAACAGATAAGGTTAATATGGAAGTAGAGGCTGAAAGCTCAGGTTTTCTGATAAAAAAAGTAAGATTTGAAGATGAAGTGCTGCCGGTATTTACAGTAATAGGATATATAGGTGAGAAAGGTGAAACCGTAAGTGAAAGAGAAGAAAAAGCCAAAACAGCGGAAGTAATCAAGGATGAAAAGAAACCTGACAAAAAGGAAACAGAAGAAAACTCTGTCTTCTTTAATAAATCTCTTATGCAGTCAGATAAACTAAACAGGGCAACACCAGCAGCAAGAAAGAAAGCAAGAGATAATAATCTGAACCTCGGGGATATACCAGGCTCAGGACCGAAAGGAAGAGTCCAGCTTGCAGATGTGGAAAGCTTCGCAGCAGGAAGTACAGTAAAGGCTACTCCTCTTGCAAGAAAAATAGCAGGACAGGAAGGAATAGACCTGGACGGTATAAGCGGAACAGGAGCAAAAGGAAAGATATTCAAAAGAGATCTTGTTCTTAATGCAGCTCCGGAAATAATATCAAAAGAAGCAGAGCTGAAACCATATTCAGGAATAAGAAAAGTAATAGGGGACAGAATGACAGAAAGTCAGTTCTCAGCACCGACATTTACACTTAATATAGAAGTAGGAGTAAATAAATTACTAAAACTGAAAGATAAAATAGCCGCACCGCTGATGGATGAAACAGGAGAAAAGCTGACAATAAATGATCTTCTTATTCTGGCAGTAAGCAGAGGAGTAAGAAAATACCCGGATATAAATGTATCATTAACAGATAAAGGAATCCTTTGTCATAAAGAGATAAATGTAGGCTTTGCAGTATCAGGGAACGGGGTATTAATGGTGCCTGTAGTAAAGAATACAGAAGATAAAGGAATAAGAAATATACTTACAGAAGGAAAAGATCTGATCAAAAAAGCAAGAGAAGGAAAACTGGGAGCAGCAGAACAGAGCGGAAGTACAATAACATTAAGCAATCTTGGAATGTATGGAGTTCATTACTTTAATCCGATAATAAACCAGCCAAACAGCTGTATAATAGGAGTAGGAACAATAGAAGAAAAGCCTGTGGCAAAAGCAGGAAAAATATCAGTAAAGAAAGTAATTTACCTTAGTGCAACATTTGATCACAGAGTAATAGACGGAGCACTTGGAGCAGAGTTTATGCAGTATGTAAAGAAATTAATAGAAGACCCTTATAGTCTGTTAATATAA
- a CDS encoding alpha-ketoacid dehydrogenase subunit beta: MREITYAEAIREAMSEEMRRDENVYLLGEDVGIYGGAFGVSVGMIDEFGEERVRDTPISEAVIAGAAAGSAVTGMRPIAELMFMDFSTIAMDAIVNQAAKMRYMFGGKAQVPFVLRCPAGSGTGAAAQHSQSLEAWFCHIPGLKVVAPSTPYDVKGLLKSSIRDNNPVIFVEQKLLYRTKGEVPEEEYTIPLGVADIKRTGKDVTVVTYGRMLPRVLEAAEEAAKDGIDVEVIDPRTLVPLDIETIKNSVIKTGRLIVVNEAVKRGSYAGEIVSEVVESEAFDYLDSEIIRLSGKNTPIPYNPKLEAYVVPSKEDITEAIYKAMNRK, translated from the coding sequence ATGAGAGAAATAACATATGCAGAAGCAATCAGAGAAGCTATGTCGGAAGAAATGAGAAGGGATGAAAATGTATATCTGTTAGGGGAAGATGTAGGTATATACGGCGGAGCCTTTGGTGTATCTGTAGGAATGATAGATGAATTCGGTGAAGAGAGAGTAAGAGATACTCCGATATCTGAAGCAGTTATTGCCGGTGCTGCTGCTGGATCGGCAGTTACAGGTATGAGACCAATAGCAGAACTTATGTTTATGGACTTTTCTACTATTGCTATGGATGCCATTGTTAACCAGGCAGCTAAAATGAGATATATGTTCGGCGGTAAAGCACAGGTTCCCTTTGTATTAAGATGTCCTGCAGGATCAGGTACAGGAGCTGCCGCCCAGCATTCACAAAGTCTGGAAGCATGGTTCTGTCATATTCCGGGACTGAAAGTTGTTGCACCTTCTACACCTTATGATGTAAAAGGTCTTCTAAAAAGTTCTATCAGAGATAATAATCCTGTTATCTTCGTGGAACAGAAGCTTCTGTACAGAACAAAAGGCGAAGTACCTGAGGAAGAATATACTATCCCTTTAGGTGTTGCTGATATAAAAAGAACCGGTAAAGATGTTACTGTAGTTACATATGGAAGAATGCTTCCGAGAGTTCTTGAAGCAGCAGAAGAAGCAGCAAAAGACGGAATAGATGTAGAAGTAATTGATCCGAGAACACTTGTACCTCTTGATATAGAAACAATAAAGAATTCTGTAATCAAAACAGGAAGACTTATAGTAGTTAATGAAGCGGTAAAAAGAGGAAGCTATGCAGGGGAAATAGTATCAGAAGTAGTGGAAAGCGAAGCATTTGATTATCTTGATTCAGAGATAATAAGACTTTCGGGAAAAAATACACCTATACCATATAACCCTAAGCTGGAAGCCTATGTAGTACCAAGTAAGGAAGATATAACAGAAGCAATATATAAGGCAATGAACAGAAAATAA
- a CDS encoding thiamine pyrophosphate-dependent dehydrogenase E1 component subunit alpha, which translates to MKVKKETYREMYKRMNEARAFEQKVSWFFSRGMVHGTTHLSMGEEASGVAPCMALEDGDLITSTHRGHSQVIGKGVDLNKMMAELLGKATGYCKGKGGSMHIADIDSGNLGANGVVGGGHGLSVGAALTQQMKKTGKIVLCFFGDGAANEGSFHEALNLASIWKLPVIFYCENNLYGMSMSMERHMNITNIADRASSYGIPGHIVDGNDAVGLYDKMLEIFKYVREGNGPVLVESKTYRWLGHSKSDANVYRTKEEIEDWKSKDPIERMKKYLVSEKIFKEAELTAIEEQAKADIEKAVEFANNSPDPELETALTDVYAD; encoded by the coding sequence ATGAAAGTAAAAAAAGAAACATATCGAGAAATGTACAAAAGAATGAATGAGGCAAGAGCCTTTGAACAAAAAGTATCATGGTTCTTTTCAAGAGGAATGGTTCACGGAACTACACACCTTTCTATGGGTGAGGAAGCCTCGGGAGTAGCTCCCTGCATGGCACTTGAAGACGGCGACTTAATTACTTCTACACACAGAGGACACAGTCAGGTAATAGGTAAAGGAGTAGACCTTAATAAAATGATGGCCGAGCTTCTTGGTAAGGCTACGGGTTACTGTAAAGGTAAAGGCGGTTCTATGCACATTGCCGATATTGATTCTGGAAATCTCGGAGCTAACGGTGTAGTGGGTGGAGGACATGGTCTCTCGGTAGGTGCTGCATTAACACAGCAAATGAAAAAAACAGGAAAAATTGTACTTTGCTTTTTTGGGGATGGTGCTGCTAATGAAGGCAGTTTTCATGAGGCTCTTAATCTGGCATCGATATGGAAGCTTCCTGTTATCTTTTATTGCGAAAACAATCTTTACGGTATGTCTATGTCAATGGAAAGACACATGAATATTACAAATATCGCAGACAGAGCATCAAGCTACGGTATTCCCGGACATATAGTTGACGGAAATGATGCTGTGGGACTTTATGATAAAATGCTTGAAATATTTAAGTATGTAAGGGAAGGAAACGGACCTGTACTTGTGGAAAGCAAAACTTACAGATGGCTCGGACACTCAAAGAGTGATGCCAATGTATACAGAACAAAGGAAGAAATAGAGGACTGGAAATCAAAGGACCCTATAGAAAGAATGAAAAAGTATCTTGTAAGCGAAAAAATATTTAAAGAGGCGGAATTAACTGCAATAGAGGAACAGGCTAAGGCAGATATAGAAAAGGCAGTGGAATTTGCTAATAATTCACCTGATCCTGAATTGGAAACAGCATTGACTGATGTATATGCTGATTAA
- a CDS encoding PTS glucitol/sorbitol transporter subunit IIA — MNYNVKVNKIGMSAMELYEECGCLIIFDDIAPEELAEIAVLHEEGEIKRDIKVGDEIILGKHGYKVTAVGTEAMLTLKELGHCTFKFTGKSEAEVPGQIELAGENHPVIEIGDYISFK; from the coding sequence ATGAATTATAACGTTAAGGTTAACAAAATCGGAATGAGCGCAATGGAATTATACGAGGAATGCGGATGTTTGATAATATTTGATGATATAGCACCTGAGGAACTGGCTGAAATAGCTGTTTTGCACGAAGAAGGTGAAATAAAAAGAGATATAAAAGTCGGAGATGAAATAATTCTCGGGAAACACGGATATAAAGTAACGGCTGTAGGAACAGAAGCTATGCTTACTCTGAAAGAACTGGGACATTGTACATTTAAGTTCACAGGGAAGTCTGAAGCAGAAGTTCCGGGACAGATCGAACTTGCAGGAGAAAATCATCCGGTGATTGAAATAGGAGATTATATAAGTTTTAAATAG
- the srlE gene encoding PTS glucitol/sorbitol transporter subunit IIB, translating to MYKAVKIEKGPNGWGGPLIITPTEKKNKIVSITGKTIHPLAYKLAELTGCEIVNGFVTGVPEDEIMVVIVDCGGTARCGVYPKKRIFTINVMPVGQAGPLAQYITSDIYVSDVKDKNVTLAEEGEVTAAAETDAMEGMTNKQKGEALKKEAREKLADTKYEKEGFLTRLGKATGGVIAVFYQSGREVIETVIKNILPFMAFTSMLIGIILGTGIGDFIANKLAPLAGNMIGLLIISIICAIPVFSPLLGPGAVIAQVVGVLVGTQIGLGTIPASLALPALFAIDPQVGCDFIPVGLSLGDAEAETIEVGVPAILFSRLVTGPLSVVLAYIASIGLF from the coding sequence ATGTATAAAGCGGTAAAAATAGAAAAAGGTCCGAATGGATGGGGTGGTCCGTTAATTATCACTCCTACTGAAAAAAAGAATAAGATAGTAAGTATAACCGGGAAAACAATTCATCCTTTAGCATATAAACTGGCTGAACTGACTGGCTGCGAGATAGTTAACGGATTTGTTACGGGAGTACCTGAAGATGAAATAATGGTGGTAATAGTAGACTGCGGCGGAACAGCAAGATGCGGCGTGTATCCAAAGAAAAGAATATTTACTATAAATGTAATGCCTGTGGGACAGGCTGGTCCATTGGCGCAGTATATAACTTCAGATATTTACGTATCAGATGTAAAAGATAAAAACGTAACTCTTGCAGAAGAAGGAGAAGTAACTGCAGCTGCGGAAACTGATGCTATGGAAGGAATGACAAATAAGCAGAAAGGTGAAGCACTGAAAAAAGAAGCAAGAGAAAAGCTGGCAGATACGAAGTATGAAAAAGAAGGTTTTCTGACTAGACTTGGAAAAGCTACAGGCGGAGTAATTGCTGTTTTCTATCAATCAGGTAGAGAAGTAATAGAAACTGTAATAAAAAATATATTACCGTTTATGGCTTTTACAAGTATGCTAATAGGGATAATTCTGGGTACGGGAATAGGAGATTTCATAGCTAACAAACTTGCTCCGCTTGCAGGAAATATGATAGGACTGCTTATAATTTCCATAATATGTGCAATACCTGTATTTTCACCATTATTAGGTCCGGGAGCTGTTATAGCTCAAGTAGTAGGAGTGTTGGTAGGAACTCAGATAGGTCTTGGAACTATACCGGCATCACTGGCATTACCGGCACTGTTCGCTATTGATCCACAGGTAGGATGTGACTTTATACCGGTAGGACTAAGCTTGGGAGACGCAGAAGCTGAAACAATAGAAGTAGGGGTACCTGCAATACTGTTCTCAAGACTGGTAACCGGTCCGCTGTCTGTAGTATTGGCTTATATAGCAAGTATAGGATTATTTTAG